Proteins from one Mesotoga infera genomic window:
- a CDS encoding WD40 repeat domain-containing protein: MRKLLLVLFIVFLSLTAVFSVEYFPDETAFSINCIALSTDGKSLLAGYIDNTVKVWNLLDGKLSMNLSLHSSWVTSLAVSPDGRLGIAGYDDGMIIVWEMETGKPLKSLSSHTSSVNYLLVTEDGKTLYSAGSDGTVKVWSLSELAFIRSLRGHSGPVNSIVHWPEQNRLYSVSDDGTLRIWDTSTGQQVKVIKAEIGALSSVNMDEKRSILVVGSKDGPLKFYDVKTWSALRIVKAHNAEVTAIIIRGDLIFTSSRDRTVKILSLPLGSLVKMITGHTWDVSSIVLSGDSSIIYSGSSDGTVKIWDVDKGVALGTLIGFGDGEYFSYNGDGNWVASSKGASRVKTSSGKQPNQQGTELSSLLLQLDKLPRIYVQSPQSITIDNTDLTFVVSQPVVRVTVNDEEIPIGESGKVTFRTTSAGALTIKAFDSIGNFDEKILEVQFEETKMYVIDNVGPYRRGDQVVVSDRKDMDLLVNGEWLSREFFSDIAPDIEPPQITGQTSQQVMIGHEKHLNFVVTDNNEVKTVIVIGPDEKRDEVSVNSPHENIRIKVAGTGEYRVAAIDNEGNEAWATFSLYANAKTFWVERDQGNLRRGQEVTVTAEGENSFFVKEYGWVEKDVLTETKIITESPIIEAEDVQYADANKEKMLNFKVSDDIKVLEVEVSEKRYPVDLKEKEMFVIVGDYGEYRVVARDLEGNTSEKTIRLAAPAMDEKKTNWLLVLVAVAAIAILLLLIFRSSFIRKKKRKVRLM; encoded by the coding sequence TTGAGAAAATTATTACTTGTTCTTTTTATCGTTTTTCTTAGCTTGACTGCCGTTTTTTCCGTGGAGTACTTTCCCGACGAGACGGCTTTCAGCATAAACTGCATCGCACTATCAACTGATGGAAAAAGCCTTTTAGCCGGCTATATAGATAACACGGTAAAGGTCTGGAACTTACTTGATGGAAAGCTATCTATGAACCTCTCACTCCACAGCTCCTGGGTTACTTCGTTAGCAGTATCACCTGATGGAAGACTTGGCATTGCTGGATACGATGATGGCATGATAATAGTTTGGGAGATGGAAACTGGCAAACCTTTAAAATCACTTAGCAGTCATACGAGTTCAGTGAATTATTTACTGGTCACGGAAGACGGTAAGACACTTTATTCGGCCGGTTCCGATGGAACAGTAAAAGTCTGGTCTCTGTCTGAACTAGCTTTCATAAGATCGTTGAGAGGCCACTCGGGACCGGTAAATTCAATAGTCCACTGGCCAGAACAAAACCGTCTATACTCGGTGTCTGATGATGGTACATTGAGAATATGGGATACTTCTACAGGTCAACAGGTGAAGGTTATTAAGGCTGAAATTGGGGCTCTTTCGTCTGTCAATATGGATGAGAAAAGGAGTATTCTGGTAGTTGGATCTAAAGATGGCCCGTTGAAATTCTACGATGTAAAAACCTGGTCAGCACTGAGAATAGTAAAGGCTCACAACGCGGAGGTAACGGCGATAATCATAAGAGGGGACTTGATATTCACCTCCTCACGTGATAGAACAGTGAAGATACTTTCTCTACCGCTTGGCTCTCTGGTAAAAATGATAACGGGACATACTTGGGATGTTTCTTCGATTGTTCTATCGGGTGATTCCAGCATAATTTACTCTGGCTCGAGCGACGGTACTGTAAAGATATGGGACGTTGATAAAGGAGTGGCTCTCGGTACCTTGATAGGCTTCGGAGACGGGGAATACTTTTCCTACAACGGCGATGGTAACTGGGTTGCTTCGAGTAAAGGCGCATCGCGTGTCAAAACTTCTTCTGGGAAGCAGCCCAATCAGCAGGGAACAGAGTTGTCAAGTCTATTGCTCCAGCTAGATAAACTCCCGAGAATATACGTTCAATCTCCACAATCCATTACTATTGATAATACCGATTTGACCTTCGTTGTTTCACAGCCCGTTGTGAGAGTCACCGTGAACGATGAGGAAATCCCCATCGGAGAGTCAGGCAAAGTGACCTTCAGAACAACCTCGGCCGGTGCATTAACCATCAAAGCTTTCGATTCAATAGGAAATTTCGATGAAAAAATACTAGAAGTTCAGTTTGAAGAGACCAAGATGTATGTGATAGACAATGTTGGACCGTACAGGCGGGGCGATCAAGTGGTCGTGAGCGACCGCAAAGATATGGATCTTCTGGTAAACGGCGAATGGCTTTCGCGTGAGTTTTTTTCCGATATCGCACCTGATATAGAACCTCCCCAGATAACAGGCCAAACGTCTCAACAGGTTATGATAGGCCACGAAAAGCATCTTAATTTCGTCGTGACCGACAACAATGAGGTCAAAACGGTAATCGTTATCGGACCCGACGAAAAACGCGATGAGGTATCTGTGAACTCTCCGCACGAGAATATTAGAATCAAGGTCGCTGGAACTGGCGAATACCGTGTGGCAGCTATAGATAACGAGGGCAACGAAGCCTGGGCCACCTTTTCGTTGTATGCAAACGCAAAAACCTTCTGGGTTGAAAGGGATCAAGGAAATCTCAGACGCGGTCAGGAAGTAACCGTTACGGCCGAGGGGGAAAATTCTTTCTTCGTTAAAGAATATGGCTGGGTCGAAAAAGATGTACTGACCGAGACGAAAATCATCACCGAGAGTCCGATTATAGAGGCCGAAGATGTACAATACGCTGATGCCAATAAGGAAAAGATGCTGAACTTCAAGGTGAGTGACGATATAAAGGTGCTTGAAGTAGAAGTCTCCGAGAAGAGATATCCGGTGGATCTCAAAGAAAAAGAGATGTTCGTTATTGTGGGAGATTACGGCGAGTACAGAGTCGTTGCCAGAGATCTTGAAGGCAACACTTCTGAAAAAACCATAAGACTGGCAGCTCCGGCCATGGACGAGAAAAAAACTAACTGGCTGCTTGTGTTGGTTGCGGTTGCAGCGATAGCTATCCTTCTTTTGCTTATATTTAGATCTTCTTTCATAAGAAAGAAGAAGCGAAAAGTAAGGCTGATGTGA
- a CDS encoding VOC family protein, which translates to MIGFCEHLPVEAGTLSPIMTFLTEFVDDFHEKAIKLGMAPDRPSINEKFGIYHFFLKDPEGYRVEIQKFLD; encoded by the coding sequence ATGATAGGTTTTTGTGAACACCTTCCAGTCGAGGCAGGCACGCTCTCGCCAATAATGACTTTTCTAACGGAATTCGTGGATGATTTTCACGAAAAAGCTATTAAGTTAGGAATGGCACCGGATAGACCTTCGATAAACGAGAAATTTGGAATCTATCACTTTTTTCTCAAAGATCCCGAAGGCTATAGAGTTGAGATCCAGAAGTTTCTTGATTAA
- a CDS encoding ABC transporter substrate-binding protein, which translates to MKKAFVILFIVSLLLSVTVFATDVKRGGTLRITSMKQGILIENFNPFSPNTNEIAIGGFYETLIYFNPMTGRIMNWLAESYQWSEDLLELTFNLRENVFWNDGTPFTEKDVLFTVGLGKENRALDVASLWSTGITGVRSDKPMTVTFTFSDVNTTIIQRFSSVFIVPEHIWSKVEDPLTWIGEGIPVGTGPFILKEGSFSEQSFIVVRNPNYWQIGEDGKPLPYIDEVLTLTTTNEQVPLRLARGEFDWAGYFVANIDEVFVKADPEHFKYWLPEGNLVFLNLNNLKWPFDNYNLRAAVAAAIDPVEITRIMASGAVPASLAGVKASYLRLAKKGLDEYGIEYDPDYARYLIEKEGYKLGRNGIYEKNGKALSLNLYVPTGWTDWIMGAEEVSRQLKEIGIEAIVTLAAWPSPYKDMIFNGNYEMLFGISVTGTSPYYQFDNWVHSKHWAPIGENAGNYYGMRYKNDRIDELLDSYKKLTDPQAQDEIMEEVISIFLRDLPSVPMFFNPVWFEYSTRNFIGWPSAENPYAEPRPTGMDKMPIMLSIHLR; encoded by the coding sequence ATGAAAAAGGCTTTTGTAATTCTTTTCATCGTTTCGCTGTTGTTATCTGTAACAGTATTTGCGACAGATGTCAAAAGAGGAGGTACTCTCAGAATTACCTCTATGAAGCAGGGAATTCTAATCGAGAATTTCAATCCCTTCTCGCCAAATACCAATGAGATAGCGATTGGAGGTTTCTATGAAACCCTTATCTACTTCAATCCTATGACGGGAAGGATCATGAACTGGCTTGCAGAAAGCTATCAGTGGTCAGAAGACCTGCTTGAACTGACTTTCAATCTGAGAGAAAACGTCTTTTGGAACGATGGAACACCTTTCACTGAGAAAGATGTTCTCTTCACAGTTGGATTGGGAAAAGAAAACAGGGCGCTCGATGTCGCAAGCCTCTGGTCAACGGGTATCACGGGCGTTCGCTCGGATAAGCCGATGACTGTTACATTTACCTTCTCTGATGTCAACACGACTATTATCCAGAGGTTTTCCAGTGTCTTCATAGTTCCAGAACATATCTGGTCGAAAGTCGAAGATCCCCTTACTTGGATAGGAGAGGGAATTCCCGTAGGCACAGGACCATTCATACTGAAGGAAGGTTCCTTCAGTGAGCAGTCGTTCATTGTGGTTAGAAATCCAAATTACTGGCAGATCGGCGAAGATGGCAAACCTCTTCCTTACATAGACGAAGTCCTCACGCTTACCACCACCAACGAACAAGTGCCTCTCAGACTCGCCAGAGGCGAATTTGATTGGGCCGGTTATTTCGTAGCCAACATCGATGAAGTCTTCGTCAAGGCTGATCCCGAACATTTCAAGTATTGGCTGCCCGAAGGAAACCTGGTCTTCTTGAACCTCAACAACCTTAAGTGGCCTTTCGATAACTATAACTTGAGGGCAGCAGTGGCTGCAGCAATTGATCCGGTGGAGATAACCAGAATAATGGCTAGCGGAGCAGTGCCGGCTTCTTTAGCAGGGGTGAAGGCGAGTTATCTCAGGCTTGCAAAAAAGGGTCTAGATGAATACGGCATCGAATACGATCCTGATTATGCAAGGTATCTTATAGAGAAAGAAGGATATAAACTTGGCAGAAACGGCATCTATGAGAAGAATGGCAAAGCCCTTTCTCTAAATCTTTATGTTCCAACGGGATGGACCGACTGGATCATGGGAGCAGAAGAAGTGTCAAGACAGCTGAAAGAGATCGGAATTGAGGCTATCGTTACTCTGGCTGCCTGGCCATCTCCTTACAAAGACATGATATTCAATGGTAATTACGAAATGCTCTTTGGAATATCCGTCACCGGCACAAGTCCTTATTATCAGTTTGACAACTGGGTACATTCCAAACACTGGGCCCCGATCGGTGAAAATGCCGGTAACTATTACGGGATGCGTTACAAAAACGATAGAATCGACGAACTCCTCGACAGCTATAAAAAGTTGACCGATCCTCAGGCTCAGGATGAGATAATGGAAGAGGTTATAAGTATCTTTCTAAGAGATCTTCCTTCCGTACCTATGTTCTTCAACCCGGTATGGTTCGAATACAGTACCCGAAACTTCATAGGCTGGCCTAGCGCCGAAAATCCTTATGCAGAGCCGAGACCGACCGGTATGGACAAGATGCCTATCATGCTTTCTATCCATCTGAGATAA
- a CDS encoding ABC transporter permease, producing the protein MAYFARKIGLLFFALLVAVTLNFFIPRMMPGDPAQDLMDKMQGIPLESLEAIRVAFGVDSSDPMILQYGKYLLNLLKGDLGISISRFPTPVWRVLQIAIPWTVGLMGTATIISFFLGTVIGIGVAWKRNTRLASFTVGLFIFVRSFPYFWLGLLLIYFLAFKLPIFPLGSAYTPQLQRGTMEFFLSVFRHAILPALTIVISSMGAWILTMRNNMINVLAEEYITVAQAKGLPLRRIKTLYAAKNAILPSITGFAMSLGFVVGGGLLTEMVFSYPGVGLMLYQAVQSKDYPLMQAIFLFISVAVLLANFIADIAILILDPRVRDGGK; encoded by the coding sequence GTGGCTTACTTCGCTAGAAAGATCGGATTGTTGTTTTTTGCTTTGCTTGTGGCAGTCACGCTCAATTTTTTTATTCCCAGGATGATGCCGGGCGATCCCGCACAGGATCTGATGGACAAAATGCAGGGTATTCCATTGGAATCTCTTGAAGCTATAAGGGTCGCCTTTGGTGTTGACTCTTCCGACCCTATGATACTTCAATATGGGAAGTATCTTTTAAATCTTCTGAAGGGTGATCTTGGAATCTCTATTTCCAGGTTTCCGACACCGGTCTGGAGAGTTTTGCAGATAGCCATTCCCTGGACAGTTGGACTAATGGGCACCGCAACGATAATAAGTTTCTTTCTGGGTACTGTGATTGGAATAGGCGTAGCCTGGAAACGAAACACGAGGCTTGCCTCCTTCACTGTCGGGCTTTTCATTTTCGTGCGTTCCTTTCCCTACTTTTGGCTAGGATTACTGCTAATTTACTTTCTGGCTTTCAAGCTGCCGATATTCCCGCTGGGTAGCGCCTATACTCCGCAGCTTCAGAGAGGAACAATGGAATTCTTTTTGTCGGTTTTTAGGCACGCCATACTTCCGGCTCTGACCATAGTGATCTCATCTATGGGAGCCTGGATACTGACGATGAGGAACAATATGATTAATGTACTTGCCGAGGAGTACATTACTGTTGCTCAAGCCAAGGGACTTCCTCTTCGAAGGATCAAAACTTTGTACGCAGCAAAGAATGCAATACTTCCATCTATTACAGGCTTTGCCATGTCCCTGGGGTTTGTTGTCGGTGGGGGTTTGCTAACGGAAATGGTTTTTTCTTATCCGGGAGTAGGACTGATGCTTTATCAAGCCGTTCAAAGTAAGGATTATCCGCTTATGCAGGCGATCTTTCTCTTTATTTCGGTAGCTGTCCTACTGGCTAACTTCATCGCAGATATCGCGATCCTGATTCTCGATCCCCGTGTCCGGGATGGTGGTAAGTGA
- a CDS encoding ABC transporter permease has translation MLKDTFSLFIENRKALLGLIILIFFSGVAIFAPIIAPYDPKTNKVDVMKIVNEEIGRTTTIEREQIDELTERRVYTQSITTTYEKVTTRLPLNAKPSNQHLLGTTKAGQDLFSQMVYGTRITLTVGLVTGLFTTFLALSLALAAGYFGGIVDDVISLFTNVFLVIPSLPLMIVIAAYITVKGVIPIVLILGLTSWPWPTRILRSQVVSLKNRDFVKVARNLGERPLYIVFKEILPNMISLVMASFFSSTMAAIMGEATLEFLGLGNVSVVSWGTILYWAQNSGALLSGAWWWFLPPGICIALIGTSFALMNFAIDEISNPKLRKR, from the coding sequence ATGTTGAAGGATACTTTTTCTCTCTTCATAGAGAATAGAAAGGCATTATTGGGGCTAATTATACTTATCTTTTTCTCCGGAGTGGCGATCTTCGCACCGATCATTGCACCTTACGATCCAAAGACGAACAAGGTCGATGTAATGAAGATAGTGAACGAAGAAATCGGCAGAACTACAACTATTGAAAGAGAACAGATCGACGAATTGACAGAAAGAAGGGTCTATACTCAGTCGATCACAACAACATATGAAAAAGTCACAACCAGGCTACCACTGAACGCCAAGCCTTCCAATCAACATTTGCTGGGAACCACGAAAGCAGGTCAGGATCTCTTTTCTCAGATGGTTTACGGAACAAGAATCACGCTTACGGTCGGACTGGTGACGGGGCTTTTTACAACGTTTCTTGCATTGTCGCTGGCACTTGCGGCAGGCTACTTCGGGGGTATAGTGGACGATGTTATATCTCTTTTCACGAACGTTTTTCTGGTTATTCCGAGCCTTCCCCTTATGATAGTTATCGCCGCTTATATAACCGTAAAGGGTGTGATTCCGATCGTTCTAATTCTGGGTTTAACCAGCTGGCCCTGGCCTACGAGGATACTTCGCTCGCAGGTAGTGAGCCTCAAGAACAGAGACTTCGTGAAAGTGGCTAGAAACTTAGGTGAAAGGCCTCTTTATATTGTCTTCAAGGAGATACTTCCGAATATGATCTCCCTGGTAATGGCCTCTTTTTTTTCGTCGACTATGGCTGCCATCATGGGAGAGGCTACGCTCGAGTTCCTTGGACTTGGCAACGTATCGGTGGTAAGCTGGGGTACAATCCTGTACTGGGCTCAGAACAGTGGAGCGCTTTTGTCGGGTGCATGGTGGTGGTTCCTTCCTCCGGGCATTTGTATAGCCCTGATCGGTACGTCTTTCGCCCTAATGAATTTTGCCATTGACGAAATCTCCAATCCAAAACTTAGAAAGAGATGA
- a CDS encoding ABC transporter ATP-binding protein yields the protein MDKYDVTPILQCKKLVAGYKMKSGFVHAVDDVSFDLEKGGFLGIAGESGCGKSTLAFAIMRLLKDNAKIESGEIIFKGRDLARLKDNEMKKIRWVDISMVFQSAMNALNPVLSIGEQLTDAVHAHSEVTQSEAHDKAIEVLKLVDISQDRFNSYPHQLSGGMKQRVMIAMALILNPTLVIMDEPTTALDVVVQRTIIEKIQELRNALGFSVIFITHDLSLLVEISDTLAIMYAGKIVEYGSAQALFNHPLHPYTIGLMNSFPSLTGKISRMGGIEGKPPNLLDPPEGCRFSPRCPQAMSICRKSYPSLENKGENHSVACFLHEGVDKP from the coding sequence ATGGATAAATACGATGTGACGCCGATACTGCAATGCAAAAAGCTTGTGGCCGGTTACAAGATGAAAAGCGGTTTCGTTCACGCTGTGGACGATGTCTCTTTTGATCTCGAAAAAGGCGGTTTTCTAGGAATAGCTGGTGAATCGGGGTGCGGCAAATCCACATTAGCCTTTGCCATTATGAGGCTTCTCAAAGATAACGCCAAAATAGAAAGTGGTGAAATAATCTTCAAGGGAAGGGATCTTGCTAGACTTAAAGACAATGAGATGAAAAAGATTCGCTGGGTCGATATATCGATGGTCTTTCAGTCGGCAATGAATGCCCTAAATCCCGTTCTTTCCATCGGAGAACAACTTACCGATGCGGTACATGCACACAGTGAAGTGACACAGAGCGAGGCGCATGATAAGGCAATCGAAGTGCTCAAACTGGTCGATATCTCTCAAGACAGATTCAATTCATATCCTCACCAGTTGTCGGGGGGAATGAAACAGAGAGTCATGATAGCGATGGCCCTTATTCTTAATCCCACACTCGTCATAATGGACGAACCGACGACGGCACTGGATGTTGTTGTGCAACGTACGATAATTGAAAAGATACAGGAGCTCAGGAATGCGCTGGGCTTTTCGGTGATATTTATCACTCATGACCTCTCTCTTTTAGTAGAGATCAGCGATACTTTGGCCATTATGTATGCAGGAAAGATAGTAGAGTACGGTTCCGCCCAGGCTCTTTTCAATCATCCTTTGCACCCATATACAATTGGGCTTATGAACTCTTTCCCCTCTCTCACCGGTAAGATAAGCAGAATGGGAGGTATTGAGGGAAAGCCACCGAATCTGCTCGATCCGCCTGAAGGCTGCAGATTCAGCCCGCGCTGTCCTCAAGCTATGAGCATCTGTAGAAAGTCTTATCCATCGCTGGAAAATAAAGGTGAAAATCATAGCGTTGCCTGTTTTCTTCACGAAGGAGTTGATAAGCCATGA
- a CDS encoding oligopeptide/dipeptide ABC transporter ATP-binding protein: MNNDILLLERVSKHFPVNSLRRGGKYVHAMDEISFSLKRGEVLAIVGESGSGKTTTANVIARIYKQTSGSVTFEGREISKNMSREDELRYHKKVQMIFQDPFGALNPTRTVEGILERPFLIHKIASKRKDVKDRIDEILTQVGLEPPEQFTRKFPHELSGGQRQRVNIARAFAVEPELILADEPTSMLDVSNRMSIMNMMLYLKESHGVSFIYITHDLAGARYMSDRIIVMYAGMIMEIGTAEKIINDSFHPYTKLLKTAAPSPEIGLKRKKLITSGDIPSLIDPPDGCRFHPRCPFASDICSLEMPVMKKIDEDHYARCFLR, from the coding sequence ATGAATAACGACATACTGCTTCTTGAAAGAGTTTCGAAACATTTTCCGGTAAACTCCCTCAGAAGAGGCGGTAAGTATGTACATGCCATGGATGAGATCTCTTTCTCTCTAAAAAGGGGAGAAGTTCTAGCGATAGTTGGAGAATCGGGGAGTGGAAAGACCACCACGGCAAATGTTATAGCCAGAATTTACAAACAAACTTCCGGCAGCGTAACCTTCGAAGGCAGAGAAATAAGCAAAAATATGTCGCGCGAAGATGAATTGAGATACCACAAAAAAGTCCAGATGATTTTTCAGGATCCCTTTGGAGCTCTCAACCCAACACGAACTGTCGAAGGAATATTGGAGCGACCTTTCCTGATTCACAAAATCGCCAGCAAGAGAAAAGACGTAAAAGACAGGATAGATGAGATACTCACCCAGGTTGGTCTTGAACCTCCTGAACAGTTCACCAGAAAGTTTCCCCATGAACTATCTGGAGGACAAAGGCAAAGGGTAAATATTGCAAGGGCCTTCGCTGTCGAGCCTGAACTGATTCTGGCCGACGAACCTACTTCGATGCTCGATGTTTCGAACAGAATGAGTATTATGAATATGATGCTTTACCTTAAAGAAAGTCACGGTGTATCCTTCATATACATAACCCACGATCTTGCCGGTGCCCGCTATATGAGCGACAGAATAATAGTCATGTACGCGGGCATGATCATGGAGATTGGCACGGCCGAAAAGATTATTAACGACTCTTTTCATCCATACACAAAACTGTTAAAAACGGCTGCCCCCTCTCCAGAGATTGGGTTGAAGCGGAAGAAGCTAATTACGAGTGGAGATATTCCGTCGCTGATCGATCCTCCAGATGGTTGTCGTTTTCATCCCAGATGTCCTTTCGCAAGCGATATTTGTTCTCTGGAGATGCCGGTAATGAAGAAGATCGACGAAGATCATTATGCGAGATGTTTTCTCAGATAA
- a CDS encoding IS3 family transposase, whose protein sequence is MFLKEFGLPARVICEGFSISKAKLYRLLAPSKIDPLSSTMAAIAYKHPEYGYRRIHVLLKREGIKVNHKKVYRICSQLSLQKPVKASRKLKCSKPIHLATPEYPAHVWSADFLELYLRGRKLRILIVIDDFSRLVVGTLVDFSIPASRVLLVIEKSIALYSRPRIFRTDNGSEFKEWRLNRFLSNARIRHEFIEKGKPQQNGFSESFNARFEDECLRMLDLNLMPLKEIKQAIYGWIKEYNCQRPHSSIAYETPIRFHILSY, encoded by the coding sequence ATGTTCTTGAAGGAGTTCGGTTTGCCAGCCAGGGTCATCTGTGAAGGCTTCTCAATATCCAAGGCCAAGCTCTACAGGTTGCTGGCCCCTTCAAAGATAGATCCATTATCATCCACAATGGCGGCGATCGCTTACAAACACCCGGAGTATGGTTACAGAAGGATTCACGTTCTCCTCAAGAGAGAAGGCATTAAGGTCAATCACAAGAAGGTCTACAGGATCTGCTCGCAGCTCTCTCTGCAGAAACCAGTCAAAGCCTCGAGAAAGCTCAAGTGCAGCAAACCTATACATCTCGCCACTCCAGAGTATCCGGCTCATGTATGGTCCGCTGACTTCCTTGAGTTGTACCTGAGAGGTAGAAAGCTCAGAATCCTTATTGTGATCGACGATTTCTCAAGGCTCGTCGTTGGAACACTGGTAGATTTCTCCATCCCCGCATCCAGAGTGTTGCTGGTCATTGAAAAGTCAATAGCCCTCTATTCAAGACCAAGAATCTTCAGAACTGACAATGGCTCCGAGTTCAAAGAGTGGAGACTTAACAGGTTCCTCTCCAATGCCAGGATAAGGCATGAATTCATAGAGAAGGGCAAGCCACAACAGAATGGCTTCAGCGAGTCATTCAACGCCAGATTCGAGGATGAATGCCTCAGAATGCTCGATCTCAACCTAATGCCCTTGAAAGAGATTAAGCAGGCTATCTATGGCTGGATCAAAGAGTATAATTGTCAAAGACCACATTCGAGCATCGCTTATGAAACACCGATCAGATTCCATATTCTCAGTTACTGA
- a CDS encoding transposase, translated as MKGKKYSIEKIIQILSEAKMTSVTAVCRKYNICTSTYYRWQDNYSGLSSNQAKEMAVLKEENESLRKLVVEKELENQALREFIKKNES; from the coding sequence ATGAAAGGGAAAAAGTACTCAATCGAGAAGATAATCCAGATCCTCTCGGAAGCAAAGATGACCTCAGTGACTGCCGTTTGCAGAAAGTACAACATATGCACAAGCACATACTATCGCTGGCAAGACAACTACAGCGGTCTATCTTCAAATCAGGCAAAAGAAATGGCTGTCCTCAAGGAGGAGAACGAATCCCTAAGAAAGCTTGTAGTTGAGAAGGAGCTGGAAAACCAGGCTCTCAGGGAGTTCATTAAAAAAAACGAGTCTTGA